In Haliotis asinina isolate JCU_RB_2024 chromosome 11, JCU_Hal_asi_v2, whole genome shotgun sequence, the genomic stretch GAAGACAACATATACAACCCATGCTGAACTGTGAGGCCTTTTTCAAATACTAGGTttacagatatttttttcaaaaatgattaGGTCAGTAGGCAGAAAAAAGAGGGGAATATGAAGTTGTTTTTGCACACTTGACTATATCACAGCTGCCAGCTGACAGCCCATGGTATTAACTTTCTCTCTAATTACCACCCTGAGCCagcaaatatttgaaaggtAAAATTTGCTTATAATTCTGTTATCAGGTTGGTAGCATTTAATggtaaaaaaaaatttttttaaatttttttatgCTTTCCTCACATTTTGGTTTGGAGGATCTGTAAAAGCAATAAAAAAATGCCTGAAGCACAATGCAAGACTGAAAAAATGAAGACTCTGAGACACCTATAAAATCTCTTCTCTCAGCAAAGATGGTTGTTAGACTCAGCAGTCGTCCATTATCATAAATAGTATGATAAGgtaatgaacatttttatcaagccataatcttgcatgattaaAAAGTGCATTATAACTGTACAAGTCAGAgcaagtgatatatttacaaaatgaccccattaAAATTCTCTAGCCAGTCAGGACAGTGACTGTGAACAATATTATAATCAAACATTATGGGAAGGGAAAGGGGAGCATTGATTTTACACAGGACATGCAGGTTGGGGTCATTtagtttgtacataaatgtgtgGGGCAAAtgagtcattcacattgtacatgcttctccataaaaatcctcctcctccacagcatcataaattatgaacgatcCCTTACACACATTACATACGCATACCACTGACATTCTGGCTGGGACCTGTGCCAGATCTAGCACTGTCATAGATCGCTATACTTTACACTAACCTGtaaaactacatttaaaaacaatGTTTAGGTTTGACAAACTGCCGATGGTAGACTTAAAGATCATTTCATTCTGATATTGTATGAGGatgcagaaaatatatgttttgaatGTTCTCAGATAGCCATCATAGAAGTACCCCTGGGTTCCAAAACAGTTCGGCAAACACGACAACAGAGGCAGCTGCCATGTTGAGTCCAGCATTGGCGGCGGTGATGGACAGGACAGCTACCCTCACAGACTCACTGGTCTGAAACCTCCCACAGTAGATGTTCCGCTGCTCAGAGGAAGTCTTGCCATCGATACGAATAAACTCGGGGCCATTCTGAATATTCAAAACAAGACAAATGAACACAATGTTATGCCTAGAATATCTCCTAGTACTTTCATGCATGTTTTCACCACAAGGCTGATCCACCACCTTCCGGGTCTGTTTCCTCACTAGATACAATCAGATCCTCTGAATGTTAATTACCTTACAAGACACAATGGCATCCTCTGAATGTTACTTATCTAACAAGACACAATGGCATCCTCTCAACGTTACTTACCTTACAAGACACAATGGCATcctctgaatgttacttacctTACAAGACACAATGGCATCCTCAGAATATTACTTACCTTACAAGACACAATGGCATcctctgaatgttacttacctTGCAAGACACAATGGCATtctctgaatgttacttaccaATGGCATCCTCTCAATGTTACTTACCTTACAAGACACAATGGCATcctctgaatgttacttacctTACAAGACACAATGGCATcctctgaatgttacttacctTGCAAGACACAATGGCATCCTCTCAATGTTACCTTACAAGACGATGGCATCCTCAGAATATTACTTACCTTACAAGACACAATGGCATCCTCTCAATGTTACTTACCTTACAAGACACAATGGCATcctctgaatgttacttacctTACAAGACACAATGGCATcctctgaatgttacttacctTGCACAACATTATGGCATcctctgaatgttacttacctTACAAGACACAATGGCATCCTCTGAATGTTATTTACCTTACAAGACACAATGGCATcctctgaatgttacttacctTGCACAACATTATGGCATcctctgaatgttacttacctTACAAGACACAATGGCATcctctgaatgttacttacctTACAAGACACAATGGCATcctctgaatgttacttacctTGCATGACACGATGGCATCCTCAACAGCATCCAGCATCTCCTGATGATGGGCGAACACAATGAACTTCTTATCTGACTCTAACATGTCAAGTAtgtagtctctgaaaatatagaACAAGTTTCTTTCTTGAGGTATACTTTGAGAGGACtcgttcagtgagtgagtgagtgagtttagttttatgccacactcaatattccagctatatggcagcagtctgtaaataatcgagtctggaccagacaattcagtgatcaacagcatgagcatcgatctgcacaatagggaacacatgacatgtattgaccaagtcagcgaaccttaccacccaatcccgtaagtcgcctcttaagacaagcacagtcaacttttatggcgagcatgggttgctgaaggcctactctaccccgggaccttcaccggtGAAGACTCCCTCAACTATTGTCACAAAGATACTAATTAATTAAAAGAAATTAACTGGACTAAAATATCCCATTTATTAGCTTACGTCAGTCAACACCCTGTCAGCCAGGCCCTGTTATTTAGGCCAACCTGGTTATAACACAATATTTTTCTATGTACAGAAGGTGTTACTATAACCAGGTTGAGCTGTACTTGAATTCATGAGTAACTTTGCTACTGTTGCAAAATCTGTTAAAGAATCACTTTGTCTTACACAAGTGCTGTAGTGAAAAGTattcaactgaaaatatacttCATAAATCaggtgtctgcctgtctgtctgtctgtctgtctgtctgtctgtctgtctgtctgagagAAAGCCCAGAGattaaaagcgttcgctcctcacgctgaagacctgcgttcaattctccacatgggtataaggtgtgaagcccattactggtagccctaccatgatattgctaaaagtggagtgaaactaaacttactcaaaTCAAAGAGAGTCAGGGTAAATTCACACAAAATGAATACCAGGAATGGCTAGTTTTTCGCATTTCAGACTTGAGAGTCATAACATCTTAAGAGCTGTGTTTAATAAACACAGGCAATAAGCTAACAGGTTTACCGGTATGTTATAAAATGCGATGGTTCAGCTTAAGGAGAGATTCTGAGAAATATAAAGGCTTCAGCTGTTTTCCACACTTCTGGCCTTTGCTGATGGATCTATTGGATTGTAAAACCACATCGTTACAAACATAGTGCTTTTGCTACAAGGGCTGTCCTATATAATAAGACAGGTGACAAGGTGTGCAGGAGGTATTAGGGCTAAGCTGAGGTATTCATAAAACTGACATCTGTCTGAACTCTGAGCCAGAATTTTCTCAGAAACTATAcagtaaatattttgttcaaaaatgaaaatgctgGTAAAGGGCCGTTTCCAGCGCCCTGTTTCTCAAAGCGTCACAGTTTAtcttaaagtatgggagttacgaccatCTTTGCTCTACGATTGTTTTGTGAAACGGAAGCATCATAGGATGTTTCAAGATaagcattttcatttttcatgataAGATCCCCACCTGACAGCTTTGGTCTTTGCTGTGCAGGTATGATGGAAGTACTCTAGCAAGGCTCCTCGTCTCTCCATCCCCTGAAACAGTAAAGGTGGTAATGTTGATATTGAAAACAGAATTGACAAATTTCAACATCATGTTTCCTTTAAagcataaatatttattcatgtaaAAAATGTCATCATTGATGCCTAATTTCAAACACCACTGTATGTCTTGCACTATGACGCCAACTCTGGAAAAATGCTTACCAAAATCTTCTGActctagattttcaaagttttTAAGATAGCTGTAAGTTAATGttcatgtatggcacttacaactatctaaGCACTAAGAGAGCCTCAAAAATCTTGGCCCTGAATAATAATTTCACCCAGCTGACGGAAACTTAAATTCATGCCATCAATTCAAAAGACGACTTTAAAATTACCGTCAACAGTAAAAAGAgattatgttgttgtttgtttatgccAATTTGACAATCACAGAGTCAGTTTTGTATGATGGGATAATCCAAAGTGAGACATTAGAAAGAATTTACCAACAAGCCCAAGAAAATACCAacatgtgtgtcagtgagtttagttttacgccgcactcagcaatattccagctatatggcggcggtctgtaaataatcaagtctagaccagacaagccattgatcaacaacatgaacaacaatctgtgcatttggaatcaatgacatgtgtcaaccaagtcagagaacctaaccacccattagttgcctcttacgtcaccttttttggcaagcgtgggttgctgaaggcccattctaccccgggaccttcacgggtccgtctAATGAGGGAGAAATGAGAAAAAATGATGCTAAGACATTTATTTCTTTGGTGAAACCTATGAAAGGCGACATGGTGCTGACAAGAGCTGAGGGGATCTTGCCCGCAAAAATGACACAACACTGTTATTTATATTACATGACATCTTTCTATATATTTGTACAGCACAAATATCCAGCTGAGTTGCTCAATGGCGCTTTGATTTCCCTTGAGCATTGGATGTCAAACTCAAACGGTACACCATTTTATCAATCTCAagtccctggggatcatacaactcttgcagcctttAGATGCACCAAGTTAACGTGGCTATTCCATCCTTAAGAAGTAcctattcacagctgggtgtACTGGGGCACATAGTGACAGTACATTGTCCAAATTTACcgcatgttgctgtacctgcaacttgGTGTTTGCATGCATTTATGTAGCCACCATCGGGTTATTTACCAATGGATTTGTAGGttgttttaaaggtcacatgcaaccaaaaaatcaaacataattaaaacacatttatcacttattcatgacatacaatatacattgctgcttttaaaaaaacaaataaacaaaattataagcgtacaatcgcgattcaaaagtgcaatattttgtacttgggcttacttcccccgacacgaagccctcgggagaccgaacccagtcatagctgttggatatgcactcaagtgtaacgaaggcttccgattggctgtttcatttgctgatatgctaacggttcattgtgtgtacagaaagatgatctgtttgatgggcattttagaagtatagccagtcacaagaaagtaagattctgtatggataacaacttctttttgtgtacttgatgcgtcgtttcagtatggattcatatactgttgtcaaacaaaatcatatgcactaAAAGAAgccgttatccatgaagaatgtagagatgttgggtttggaaaatacatgttctcggaatttgcgctcgatccaatcaaaaatcatttcagCAGAGATGATAAActactggaatctgtcattcgtccaagtacaaagcaggacttgaaactgacaagagtttgcaccagtttccgtcagatccagtcatccgaaaaaaacgaatgtagtatgtttgcaacccacagacataaaaacatgtcatgtgtatcacacgtgcctaattacataatgtggcagacaggggactcgggtgcacgagtcataaatcaacttattttctttatgtcgtatagtctgataggtgttaagttcaaattgcacgtggtcaatgatcgaagctgtgtattgcatgttgtctttagcagacaggcaggcagacatataggtgtgaataaaccagacactgagctttctctgtgacagagactgcttaccacaatcaacaagtttttttacgtaacgagtagattatttacttgtttgtgtacacaaccaagattagactactgctcacaacctaagacgctgggcatgcatactgtttcaagctccgcgaacctattcactgcgcatgcgtcacgggcgcagcgcagcacatctgttggaaccagttttccccccagcgctggggggaatttagtgaaacgtttgaactccgatttcgcgggcttttttttcatcgcgtttgttttcaactttataggttgactTGCCATTTTTTaagatttgtttcggtaaatgcataccgaaaggtacaagaatctgcaaagttgtgttttacgttgcatgtgacctttaagcgcACAGAGTTATGTACTGAAGATttggggttgtgacaacactgaggGAGCCTGCACGTAATGTTCACTCCAAGACTTTTACACCCAGTGACAGGTGGGCTCGATGCTGTCACCTCATGCTTACTGGATCATTAGCCTGGCACCTTAGACAGAGTGCCCACCATGCCCAGTGTTGggcaaaatagtttccaaattttgcaagCCAGTCAGGCTAGGTATGCcgaaaattcactagcccgaaatgTGAATGTAGAGACAGGTtccatcattaagctgctaatatgatgaacatttttgtcAAGCCATAATCTTGCATTCTGGAGAGACTGGCGGATTGAGTAAATGACCTCATGAAAATTGGATAGCCAGTCGggacagtgactgtggagatttactggagCTGTGGCCAGTAAAATTCCAGCTGGGccaataaatctccacagtcaatGGCCCAACCAATAGCCCCAGGCCAATGAGACAGTGGCAATTTTGCCCTCTCAAAAGTTTCAAACGTTCACCTTGAGGTTCTTGTGATCCAGGAGTTTAGAGGAGTTCTTCAGGTCTTTATTGGACTTGATGGACTGCGGATCCAGCAACACCATCTGTCGAACCTTAGCGGGAAGCTGTGACAACACATCCTTCTTCTGTCGTCTACAACCAGGAACTTCAATTTTAACTGACCCTCAGATATTTAAGAATTTGATAGGATGTTTGATGTCTAACCCTGCACTTCAATCTATTCTTAGTAAAAGACAGCAACCAGTTAATAATATGAGATTGGCCCGAGGAGAGACATGATATCACCTCGTACTGACAAAGAACAGTTTCATTCGTCTCACCTGATCATAATCCGTTCCTccagcagcagctgcagctcCACCATGTTGGATGCCCCCGAAAAGTCCCAGCCCCATGGTTGCTGAAACAACAGTAGTCTGTACAAATATAGCTGAAACAACACATGCAAATGTGCTGAAACAACAACAGACTCTGCAAATATTACTGAAAAAGGTCTGTAAAAACATTGAATAGACAACAGCCTGTGAAAATGTTGCTGAAACAGCAGCCAGTGCAAATGTTGCTGAAACAACAATCTTTTCAAATATTGCTACAAAATAAAAGCCTGAGTAAATACTGCTGAAGCAACAACACTCTGTGCAAATGTGCTGAAACAACAATAGCCTCTGCAAATACTACTGAAAAAGGTGtgtgaaaatgttgaataaacatCAGCCTGAGCAAATGTTATTGATACAAGACCATGTGcaaaatttattaaaaaaacacCCTGttaaaacattgctaaaacaacaacagcctgtgcaaatgtcaaataaacaacaacagcacaacaacaacacaaatgaACAACAGTGTGTATACAATGATGAAATAGCAACAGCATGTGCAAATCTTGTAACAACAAAAGACTGAGCATATGTTGGTGAGCCAAGAGCCTgtggaaatattgctgacaccTGTCAGTACTGTGTGAACAACACAAGCTCATGTCAGTTCATGTAAGAGGTTGACACACCAATAATCATAACTGGATCAAGTCTCAGATTACACCACATAAACAGTAATTCTCGGCTAAGGGATCTTCCATTTACCTGTTTTCCATCACAGTAGCGGACACCGAAGTCATGGAACTTGAAGAGCGAAGGAACCACAGCAACAATCTGTGTGTACAGCTCTGACGGACGAGACAGGGCCGGCGTCCCCGACAGCAACAATACCTTCCTTGCACTCTGACAAGAGATCATGTGACTACATGGAGTGAATACAGGGTGTTTCTTACTTGATTGTCTTTTGTGATGTGAAATTATCAACACATGACAAAAACACTACACTTTCAGCAACAAAAGATGGTATGTCAACCAATCACACCACTCCACCACACACTTTgccacacaacaccacacatgaacacaccacaccacacgtCGCACCATGCCACACGCTGTCAAACAATGCAAGAATAATGCCATGCcatgacacacatcacactcaccacaccacaccacaaacCTTACACACAATACCACACACCAGAACAGCACACACACCACATACCACACCACACCTGCCACACAACCCACCTCACCGCACccaaccacaccacaccacacccaaccacaccatgccacacacctcacctcaccacacCACACTGCACCACACTACACATGCCACATTacccaccacaccacaccacacatgcCACACAACCCACCACACCACACCTTACCACACCAAACATGCCACACAAACCACCatgccacgccacgccacgccacgccacgccacgccacacaAAACTGCATACCACACACTTCACCTCACCACACCACACTACctcacacaacaaaacacaagacAACACACAGACCTGAAGTATTGGCAGAGCAGCTTTGGTCCGGACAGTCTTGAAGTTTTTCAGAAAGTGACACTCGTCCTTGAAtgaaacaacataaacatcaacacaGCTGATTCCCGAAGACataatcgcgtctggatcaaacaatacAGTAAttaccagcatgagcatcgatcaatgcaAGTGGAACATGATAACATCCTGACCATAATCAGTAAGTCTGATCTGCCAACTGAGCTATAACAAAGAAAAGAGAACTGATTACAGAAGCTAACATAAGCACACTCTCCTCCTCACCATTATGACCACCTGAAAGTGTTTCTTCTTGAAGTCTTCAGCCTTCCGTGCCAGAATGTCGTAACTGACGATGTTTACCTGCCCCGAAGTACAACTGGACTTGCCAGACACCACAACGTTGATCTCCTGGGGGTCGAGACTAGGGATCCACCGCCGTATTTGCTGCATCACACCACATGGTAACTACAGTGTGGGGAGTATAGTCAAACCCTATTTATCCAGACATTTTGGTTACACTCGAAAATCATCCGGATAGCGAGGCGTCTGGTTAATCAAACTAGGAAAACACATTGCGTTTAATGGTCTGATTTGCCATTATGCCCAATACCACTACAGGAATGTGCCaagacattacatacagtacAGTTATAATGTAGTTTATCTAATATTAAATTTACATGTGTTATCaatactgatgagatgttctcacacatGCCAAATCCTAATTAACAAGTGAAGTGAAACTTGTCATTAGTGGGTAATTAATTAATTCATATCAAACCCAGCTGACAGATTAACAATGAATATACTTAGTCACACGataaacagtacagatgtggcaCGTAACATGCATGTGTGCACAGATCTTTCCCTCAGGTAAATAGGAACATTTTCCAAGGAAAATCTATGGAAATGGTTTGGAAATTCCCCATACGGGTCAGCAGCGCAGAGTCTGGCTAATTGAGTAAAATGACTGAAGGTGAGTTTCCTTCAACTACAAATAGTCCAGATGGCAGGGCTTCCAGATATATGAGGTCCAAGTAAACAGGGTTCTACATGGACTTGTCAGAGAGACAATGTTTTAGCATGGTCAGAGGCTGATTTCACAAATCATATTGTCAAACGTAATGCCAAATTCCTCCAAATTTAAGAAACTACCTCCTCCATTTCAGACACCTTCGCAGCAATACGGTGTACGATATGAGACTCATAATACAATACATCATTTTCTATCTCCTGTACCGAATACATCTGCTTGCCTTCATTACAATACAAGTTACTTGGATACAAAAATGTGTGAATTTTATCAGAAACTTCTAAAGAATCAGTTTAAGTGACTGTCCAATGTTTCAGAATCTGCAGAGTGAAAGTTGGCTTGAGCTTACCAATCAAAAAGGGAGAGAATACAACATTGTGAAAAGAAATTACTCTATTGGGAAACAAATCGTATCAGACCTGTATTATCAGgatacatatcatatcatgTGCTCCCCTTCCTTAAGGCTCTTTACCCTTAAAGACCAAGGAATCCTTTCACTACATATTCTGATGACTAAAGAGATTAATTTGattaatatatatgaaataGAGACTTACCTGAGCCCAGTCAAACCTAACAGAGGAAGGGGAGACCACCAACAGAGGCCATAGATGGCGATAGTAGGCTGCAACACAGATGGCTTGTATTGTCTTTCCCAGACCCATGTCATCAGCAAGCAGCACTCGGCCTTGCTTGTGAATGGCGAAACTGCAAGTACAAATGTACAAGACATAACCTGCCATTTCAAGCATATGAGCTTTCAGTTCCAAATTTACTGGTGTTCAGTTTTATCCACAGTTAACACATTCTCGATATCTCAAGGGTACATGTTCAGATgactctccactatacccttgatgcatctacagctcagTCCggtaattttattacctccctttgttcgCTCAGCAGTCTCACAGCTAAGAGACAGTTGCTTCTGAGCTTGCCAGAGTCAACACTGACAGCACTTTCATCTGAGAAGGTTGTTCGCAGACATCTCACATTTTGCGAAAATCATacaaactgacaaaatatatgaaagaacACCTTTGACCTCTTCAGAGTACCTCTGCGTCATTTATACTGCCAAgggtttaatcggttagataatttataAAAGCAAAAGTGTTCTGTAATTGGTTCACTTAACTTCCCAACATAGACAGATGATTGGATAAAAGACAGActagggaggtaataaattcatcgggCAGCGCCACAGATGCAtcaagggtatagtggagatttatcaaaACGTATGCCCTGGAGATACCGAGGTTGCAGTTAACATAGTTCAACACTGAAAACAGTGAAGGCTTATCTCAATCCTACCATAACAAACTAATAATGACCTTCACATGTGAATATATCAAGTAAAGGACATGGTTTTGTTCATATGAGGCCAAAGTTGCAAACTAACAAAACACCAATACTTGCCAAAACAAATTACATAAAAGTTCTGCACCCAATATGCTAAAAAGATTACAGGTTTTCGTTTTATCAGTATATTTTATCTTACTTGTATATATGACCGGCATTATGATATGATAGTGTAGCTTAGTAAATTCAACAGGAACATGATACAGTCACTCAAAATTTCCACTGTATTCTCAATTTCCACTATATTTCCACCTTCCAGTCTGTGATTCTTGGCACTACCTCTTCAACTCCCTGCTATTACCTGACACCAAGTCGCTGGAAGGGCATGAGGGCATTGACCAGTACAGAATCGACCTTGGAGAGGTCAGCATCAGGGATGTCGTTGGACTCATAGATGCCCCGGAGCTGCTTGGCAAACATCTGTAGAACAGCCCTGGGGAGGGGCTCCAGCTGGACCTGGGGTTTCAGAGGACCCACAGCCTTCACTGCAAAATACAGCTTATGTAGATATCATAAACAGAGAGTAAAGTGTACAGCCCTGGGCAGGGGCTCCAGCTGGACGTGGGCTTTCAGCTGACTCACAGcaatatacattgtataaagACTAACATAAATAGAGAGTATAGTGTACAGCCCTGTGGAGGGGCTCCAGACCCGGTTTTTTCAGGGGACACACCGAGGCACGTACCTGCCCCCTGTCCTCCCACCTACAGTCTCAAAAACCTTCTAGGATGTCATAGACACTGCAAAATAAATTGATCATGTTCCAGAAGATTCCCAAACATACTTGAGCACAAGGTTAAAAGGGAACAACTTCCACACCACTACAcacatatgacagtaacaccTTCATGACAATTAACTATTGTTAAAAACACAGGGTTATGACTTCTACTGAATTCTTAACACTAAAATTATAACAATTTTATAATAATTGCAACTCAATACAACAGTGATTTATGGGGTGTAAAGtgactttttgtttgttttttcacacaACATTCCTgccatatgacagcagtctgtaaacaatcgagtatGGACCTCATAGTTCAGTTATTGATCACTTGTGTGTTGATACAAACCCTTGATcctctttgtttttgtttttttacgacaagcatggtttctgaagaccagtctGAAACCAGACTGTCACGGACCAGTCTAGTAGGTTGCTAAAAGTCTACTTTGAAACCCAGTACAGTTCACTGTTGTTTGTGAAATGCTAACTAATCAATGAGGCACCTATCTGATACTCACGTAAGTTGTCATAATCTTCCAGCTTAAAGCTCCACTTTCTACTGACAGCATCTGGAAGAGAATAATGTCTGTCAGTGTAATACTGTCAATGTAAAATATTAGATGAACCTACAGATGATGTCAACCCAAACTGGCAGGTTTGGGTAAAACATACTCTATGTTTACGACGAGAAGAAATGAGTTTCTTTAATCTAACATgacatgaaaataaaacattaaaaacattCCAAGAAACAAACCATATAATTTTGTGTTGAGGGATTTAAAGATC encodes the following:
- the LOC137255929 gene encoding SWI/SNF-related matrix-associated actin-dependent regulator of chromatin subfamily A-like protein 1 translates to MEKSGLTDEQKRKIEENCRRALERRQQRSPQKASLPVQTVTTTNIIKPPPQFPGYKGQASSVVQAAARCSETNSYQHSSKPPSSSLGSLASDKASLHSKQFQQYSYSSSAVQNKYSGWKNARTSSSSTYQSGAKKDPVSAKVFYSSNVVKGHCVLESRERFRVEVGYHAGLVEIFKSLNTKLYDAVSRKWSFKLEDYDNLLKAVGPLKPQVQLEPLPRAVLQMFAKQLRGIYESNDIPDADLSKVDSVLVNALMPFQRLGVSFAIHKQGRVLLADDMGLGKTIQAICVAAYYRHLWPLLVVSPSSVRFDWAQQIRRWIPSLDPQEINVVVSGKSSCTSGQVNIVSYDILARKAEDFKKKHFQVVIMDECHFLKNFKTVRTKAALPILQSARKVLLLSGTPALSRPSELYTQIVAVVPSLFKFHDFGVRYCDGKQQPWGWDFSGASNMVELQLLLEERIMIRRQKKDVLSQLPAKVRQMVLLDPQSIKSNKDLKNSSKLLDHKNLKGMERRGALLEYFHHTCTAKTKAVRDYILDMLESDKKFIVFAHHQEMLDAVEDAIVSCKNGPEFIRIDGKTSSEQRNIYCGRFQTSESVRVAVLSITAANAGLNMAAASVVVFAELFWNPGILVQAEDRAHRLGQMDCVNVHYLVAQRTADDYIWPLIQSKLEVLSKAGLTKDNFSEADTTHMKDSRSKDIMGYFEDSFIEEDKEEGDTRDAESTKPSTSPDKQQHRTEHSGRQSNLDQFFVPKSDNKASQDSTTHRDDFDSDDFYDNFTSEDMLALTDDVDWDEEIHEPDLKKRKL